The Amycolatopsis mongoliensis genome includes a window with the following:
- a CDS encoding beta-N-acetylhexosaminidase, translating into MSFATLLPRPVSVTPAPGSCPWPSTVDVRDAALPAEGYRLEISSDGIVLFRGDAAGEFYGRQTLRQLAGPDAFRAASLGGEASIPCGVVEDHPRFGWRGCLLDVARHFRTKAEVLRFVDLLAAHKLNVLNLHLTDDQGWRFEVPAFPRLTSVGGWRPSSMAGSGGAQDGRPHGGFYTGDDLREIVAYAAARSITVVPEIDIPGHARAALAAYPSLGTSPAYEVWTEWGISTSLLDPSESTLDFFRRVFDHLLDLFPSKVIALGGDETPGATDEHREFVRLLAEHLVARGRTPMGWDEVLDIPGLPPMVIGSWQNESAGVRAASAGHDVVMCPEQHVYLDHRQAEHPDEPIPVGWVHTLEDVYAYEPALTGPRMRGVQAQVWSEHLDDVRRVDYMAFPRLSAFAEVAWSSGDRDYAEFLPRLRDHHLPRLDALGVDYRPLDGPRPWQTRPGVPGRPR; encoded by the coding sequence ATGTCTTTTGCCACCTTGCTCCCCCGTCCGGTTTCGGTGACGCCGGCGCCGGGTTCGTGCCCGTGGCCGTCCACTGTGGACGTCCGGGACGCAGCGCTGCCGGCGGAGGGCTACCGGCTGGAGATCTCTTCGGATGGCATCGTGCTGTTCCGCGGTGACGCGGCCGGCGAGTTCTACGGGCGGCAGACCCTGCGGCAGCTCGCGGGACCGGACGCCTTCCGCGCGGCTTCTCTCGGTGGGGAAGCCTCGATCCCGTGTGGCGTGGTCGAGGACCACCCGCGGTTCGGCTGGCGCGGCTGCCTGCTCGACGTCGCCCGGCACTTCCGGACCAAGGCGGAGGTGCTGCGGTTCGTCGACCTGCTGGCCGCGCACAAGCTGAACGTGCTCAACCTGCACCTGACCGACGACCAGGGCTGGCGCTTCGAGGTCCCCGCGTTCCCGCGGTTGACGTCGGTGGGCGGCTGGCGGCCGTCGTCGATGGCCGGCAGCGGGGGCGCGCAGGACGGGCGCCCGCACGGCGGCTTCTACACCGGCGACGACCTGCGGGAGATCGTCGCGTACGCGGCCGCCCGCTCGATCACCGTGGTGCCGGAGATCGACATCCCCGGCCACGCCCGGGCGGCACTGGCGGCCTACCCCTCGCTGGGGACTTCGCCGGCCTACGAAGTCTGGACCGAGTGGGGCATCAGCACTTCGCTGCTCGACCCGTCCGAGTCCACTTTGGATTTCTTCCGGCGCGTGTTCGACCACCTCCTCGACCTCTTCCCGTCGAAGGTGATCGCGCTGGGCGGCGACGAGACCCCGGGCGCGACCGACGAGCACCGCGAGTTCGTCCGGCTGCTGGCCGAGCACCTCGTGGCGCGCGGCCGCACCCCGATGGGCTGGGACGAGGTCCTCGACATCCCCGGCCTGCCGCCGATGGTGATCGGCTCGTGGCAGAACGAGTCGGCGGGCGTGCGGGCGGCTTCGGCCGGACACGACGTGGTGATGTGCCCGGAGCAGCACGTGTACCTGGACCACCGGCAGGCCGAGCACCCGGACGAACCGATCCCGGTCGGCTGGGTCCACACGCTGGAGGACGTGTACGCGTACGAGCCGGCGTTGACCGGGCCGCGGATGCGCGGGGTGCAGGCCCAGGTGTGGAGCGAGCACCTGGACGACGTCCGGCGGGTGGACTACATGGCTTTCCCGCGGCTGTCGGCCTTCGCGGAGGTGGCGTGGAGCAGCGGGGACCGGGACTACGCCGAGTTCCTGCCGCGGCTGCGGGACCACCACCTGCCGCGGCTGGACGCGCTCGGCGTCGATTACCGGCCGTTGGACGGGCCGCGCCCCTGGCAGACCCGGCCGGGCGTGCCCGGCCGGCCGCGCTGA